GCGAACAGGGGCGAGGATTCCTCGCGCGCAAGCGCCATGGACTACCCCCTACCCGTGTCGATGGCTTATTCGGGAGCGAAGAAGTCGCTGCCGTGCTGGTCGATCAGCTCCAGCGCCTTGCCACCACCACGCGCCACGCAGGTTAGCGGTTCATCGGCCACCTGCACGTGCAGGCCGGTTTCCTCGGAAATCAGGCGATCCAGGTCGCGCAACAAGGCGCCACCACCAGTCAACACGATGCCACGCTCGGCCACGTCCGAGCACAGCTCGGGCGGGGTCTGCTCCAACGCGGACTTCACCGCTGCCACGATGCCCGACAGCGGCTCATGCAGCGCTTCCAGCACTTCGTTGGAGTTGATGGTGAACATGCGCGGCACGCCCTCGGCGAGGTTGCGGCCGGAAATCTGGATTTCCTTGACCTCGCTCTGCGGGAACGCGCAGCCGATCTCCATCTTGATGCGCTCGGCGGTCGATTCACCGATCAGGGTGCCGTGGTTGCGGCGCACGTAGTTGATGATGGCCTCGTCGAAACGGTCGCCGCCGACGCGCACGGACTGCGAGTAGACGATGCCGTTGAGCGAGATCACGGCCACTTCCGAGGTACCGCCACCAATATCCAGCACCATCGAACCGCGCGCCTCGTGCACCGGGATACCGGCGCCGATCGCAGCAGCCATGGGCTCTTCGATCAGGAACACATCACGCGCACCGGCGCCTTCGGCCGATTCCTTGATGGCGCGACGTTCCACCTGGGTGGAGCCGCACGGCACGCACACCAGCACGCGCGGACTCGGACGCAGCATGCGCGACTTGTGCACCTGCTTGATGAAATGCTGCAGCATCGCCTCGGTCATCGAGAAGTTGGCGATCACGCCATCCTTCATCGGACGCACGGTGGCAATGTTGCCTGGCGTACGACCGAGCATCTTTTTGGCGTCGCTGCCGACGGCGGCAACGGCGCGCGGACCACCCGGGCCACGATCCTGACGGATCGCCACCACCGACGGTTCATTC
The Dyella humicola genome window above contains:
- a CDS encoding rod shape-determining protein; the encoded protein is MFKKFRGFFSNDISIDLGTANTLIYVRGQGIVLNEPSVVAIRQDRGPGGPRAVAAVGSDAKKMLGRTPGNIATVRPMKDGVIANFSMTEAMLQHFIKQVHKSRMLRPSPRVLVCVPCGSTQVERRAIKESAEGAGARDVFLIEEPMAAAIGAGIPVHEARGSMVLDIGGGTSEVAVISLNGIVYSQSVRVGGDRFDEAIINYVRRNHGTLIGESTAERIKMEIGCAFPQSEVKEIQISGRNLAEGVPRMFTINSNEVLEALHEPLSGIVAAVKSALEQTPPELCSDVAERGIVLTGGGALLRDLDRLISEETGLHVQVADEPLTCVARGGGKALELIDQHGSDFFAPE